The following coding sequences lie in one Arabidopsis thaliana chromosome 3, partial sequence genomic window:
- the RR1 gene encoding response regulator 1 (response regulator 1 (RR1); CONTAINS InterPro DOMAIN/s: Response regulator, plant B-type (InterPro:IPR017053), Myb-like DNA-binding domain, SHAQKYF class (InterPro:IPR006447), CheY-like (InterPro:IPR011006), Myb, DNA-binding (InterPro:IPR014778), Homeodomain-like (InterPro:IPR009057), Signal transduction response regulator, receiver domain (InterPro:IPR001789), HTH transcriptional regulator, Myb-type, DNA-binding (InterPro:IPR017930), Homeodomain-related (InterPro:IPR012287); BEST Arabidopsis thaliana protein match is: response regulator 2 (TAIR:AT4G16110.1); Has 35333 Blast hits to 34131 proteins in 2444 species: Archae - 798; Bacteria - 22429; Metazoa - 974; Fungi - 991; Plants - 531; Viruses - 0; Other Eukaryotes - 9610 (source: NCBI BLink).), translated as MMNPSHGRGLGSAGGSSSGRNQGGGGETVVEMFPSGLRVLVVDDDPTCLMILERMLRTCLYEVTKCNRAEMALSLLRKNKHGFDIVISDVHMPDMDGFKLLEHVGLEMDLPVIMMSADDSKSVVLKGVTHGAVDYLIKPVRMEALKNIWQHVVRKRRSEWSVPEHSGSIEETGERQQQQHRGGGGGAAVSGGEDAVDDNSSSVNEGNNWRSSSRKRKDEEGEEQGDDKDEDASNLKKPRVVWSVELHQQFVAAVNQLGVEKAVPKKILELMNVPGLTRENVASHLQKYRIYLRRLGGVSQHQGNLNNSFMTGQDASFGPLSTLNGFDLQALAVTGQLPAQSLAQLQAAGLGRPAMVSKSGLPVSSIVDERSIFSFDNTKTRFGEGLGHHGQQPQQQPQMNLLHGVPTGLQQQLPMGNRMSIQQQIAAVRAGNSVQNNGMLMPLAGQQSLPRGPPPMLTSSQSSIRQPMLSNRISERSGFSGRNNIPESSRVLPTSYTNLTTQHSSSSMPYNNFQPELPVNSFPLASAPGISVPVRKATSYQEEVNSSEAGFTTPSYDMFTTRQNDWDLRNIGIAFDSHQDSESAAFSASEAYSSSSMSRHNTTVAATEHGRNHQQPPSGMVQHHQVYADGNGGSVRVKSERVATDTATMAFHEQYSNQEDLMSALLKQV; from the exons TAACGAAATGCAACAGAGCAGAGATGGCATTGTCTCTGCTCCGGAAGAACAAACATGGATTCGATATAGTAATCAGTGATGTTCATATGCCTGACATGGACGGTTTCAAGCTTCTTGAGCATGTTGGTCTAGAGATGGACTTACCTGTTATCA TGATGTCTGCGGATGATTCAAAGAGTGTGGTTCTAAAGGGAGTAACGCACGGTGCGGTTGATTACCTTATCAAGCCTGTACGTATGGAGGCACTTAAGAACATATGGCAGCATGTAGTTAGGAAGAGGAGAAGTGAATGGAGTGTACCGGAACATTCTGGGAGCATTGAGGAGACTGGCGAGAGACAGCAGCAGCAACAtagaggaggtggtggtggtgcaGCTGTTTCTGGTGGAGAGGATGCGGTGGATGATAACTCATCCTCGGTTAACGAAGGTAACAATTGGAGGAGCAGTTCACGGAAGAGGAAAGACGAGGAAGGAGAAGAGCAAGGAGATGATAAGGACGAAGATGCGTCGAATTTGAAGAAACCGCGTGTCGTCTGGTCTGTTGAATTGCATCAGCAGTTTGTTGCTGCTGTTAATCAGCTCGGCGTTGAGA AGGCGGTTCCTAAAAAGATCTTAGAGCTGATGAATGTTCCTGGTCTAACCCGAGAAAACGTAGCAAGTCACCTCCAG AAATACCGGATATATCTAAGACGGCTTGGAGGGGTATCGCAGCACCAAGGCAATCTTAACAACTCGTTTATGACGGGTCAGGATGCGAGCTTCGGACCTCTTTCGACATTGAATGGGTTTGATCTTCAAGCACTAGCCGTCACAGGTCAGTTACCTGCACAGAGTCTTGCACAGCTTCAAGCCGCTGGTTTAGGCCGGCCTGCGATGGTCTCTAAGTCAGGTTTGCCGGTTTCCTCCATTGTGGATGAGAGAAGCATCTTCAGCTTTGACAACACGAAAACAAGATTTGGAGAAGGGCTTGGGCATCACGGGCAACAACCCCAACAGCAACCACAGATGAACTTACTTCACGGTGTCCCCACGGGTTTACAACAGCAGCTTCCTATGGGTAATCGAATGAGTATTCAACAACAGATTGCTGCTGTTCGAGCTGGAAATAGTGTTCAAAACAACGGAATGCTGATGCCTCTAGCGGGTCAGCAGTCTTTGCCTCGGGGACCACCGCCTATGCTAACCTCTTCGCAATCATCCATCAGGCAGCCGATGTTATCAAACCGCATTTCCGAGAGAAGTGGTTTCTCTGGAAGGAACAATATCCCCGAGAGCAGCAGAGTGTTACCGACAAGTTACACTAATCTCACAACACAACACTCATCAAGCTCGATGCCTTATAACAACTTCCAACCAGAACTTCCCGTGAACAGTTTCCCGCTGGCAAGTGCACCAGGGATATCAGTACCGGTTCGGAAAGCCACTTCTTACCAGGAAGAGGTTAACAGCTCCGAAGCGGGTTTCACTACGCCGAGCTACGACATGTTCACCACCAGACAGAATGATTGGGATCTGAGGAATATTGGAATAGCCTTTGACTCACATCAGGACTCAGAATCCGCTGCGTTTTCCGCTTCAGAAGCCTACTCTTCTTCGTCCATGTCAAGACACAACACGACAGTTGCAGCCACCGAGCATGGCCGAAACCACCAGCAGCCACCATCGGGAATGGTACAGCACCATCAGGTTTATGCAGACGGAAACGGTGGTTCAGTGAGGGTGAAATCAGAGAGAGTGGCTACGGATACAGCAACAATGGCGTTTCACGAGCAGTATAGTAATCAAGAAGATCTTATGAGCGCACTTCTTAAGCaggtttga
- the RR1 gene encoding response regulator 1, translating into MALSLLRKNKHGFDIVISDVHMPDMDGFKLLEHVGLEMDLPVIMMSADDSKSVVLKGVTHGAVDYLIKPVRMEALKNIWQHVVRKRRSEWSVPEHSGSIEETGERQQQQHRGGGGGAAVSGGEDAVDDNSSSVNEGNNWRSSSRKRKDEEGEEQGDDKDEDASNLKKPRVVWSVELHQQFVAAVNQLGVEKAVPKKILELMNVPGLTRENVASHLQKYRIYLRRLGGVSQHQGNLNNSFMTGQDASFGPLSTLNGFDLQALAVTGQLPAQSLAQLQAAGLGRPAMVSKSGLPVSSIVDERSIFSFDNTKTRFGEGLGHHGQQPQQQPQMNLLHGVPTGLQQQLPMGNRMSIQQQIAAVRAGNSVQNNGMLMPLAGQQSLPRGPPPMLTSSQSSIRQPMLSNRISERSGFSGRNNIPESSRVLPTSYTNLTTQHSSSSMPYNNFQPELPVNSFPLASAPGISVPVRKATSYQEEVNSSEAGFTTPSYDMFTTRQNDWDLRNIGIAFDSHQDSESAAFSASEAYSSSSMSRHNTTVAATEHGRNHQQPPSGMVQHHQVYADGNGGSVRVKSERVATDTATMAFHEQYSNQEDLMSALLKQEGIAPVDGEFDFDAYSIDNIPV; encoded by the exons ATGGCATTGTCTCTGCTCCGGAAGAACAAACATGGATTCGATATAGTAATCAGTGATGTTCATATGCCTGACATGGACGGTTTCAAGCTTCTTGAGCATGTTGGTCTAGAGATGGACTTACCTGTTATCA TGATGTCTGCGGATGATTCAAAGAGTGTGGTTCTAAAGGGAGTAACGCACGGTGCGGTTGATTACCTTATCAAGCCTGTACGTATGGAGGCACTTAAGAACATATGGCAGCATGTAGTTAGGAAGAGGAGAAGTGAATGGAGTGTACCGGAACATTCTGGGAGCATTGAGGAGACTGGCGAGAGACAGCAGCAGCAACAtagaggaggtggtggtggtgcaGCTGTTTCTGGTGGAGAGGATGCGGTGGATGATAACTCATCCTCGGTTAACGAAGGTAACAATTGGAGGAGCAGTTCACGGAAGAGGAAAGACGAGGAAGGAGAAGAGCAAGGAGATGATAAGGACGAAGATGCGTCGAATTTGAAGAAACCGCGTGTCGTCTGGTCTGTTGAATTGCATCAGCAGTTTGTTGCTGCTGTTAATCAGCTCGGCGTTGAGA AGGCGGTTCCTAAAAAGATCTTAGAGCTGATGAATGTTCCTGGTCTAACCCGAGAAAACGTAGCAAGTCACCTCCAG AAATACCGGATATATCTAAGACGGCTTGGAGGGGTATCGCAGCACCAAGGCAATCTTAACAACTCGTTTATGACGGGTCAGGATGCGAGCTTCGGACCTCTTTCGACATTGAATGGGTTTGATCTTCAAGCACTAGCCGTCACAGGTCAGTTACCTGCACAGAGTCTTGCACAGCTTCAAGCCGCTGGTTTAGGCCGGCCTGCGATGGTCTCTAAGTCAGGTTTGCCGGTTTCCTCCATTGTGGATGAGAGAAGCATCTTCAGCTTTGACAACACGAAAACAAGATTTGGAGAAGGGCTTGGGCATCACGGGCAACAACCCCAACAGCAACCACAGATGAACTTACTTCACGGTGTCCCCACGGGTTTACAACAGCAGCTTCCTATGGGTAATCGAATGAGTATTCAACAACAGATTGCTGCTGTTCGAGCTGGAAATAGTGTTCAAAACAACGGAATGCTGATGCCTCTAGCGGGTCAGCAGTCTTTGCCTCGGGGACCACCGCCTATGCTAACCTCTTCGCAATCATCCATCAGGCAGCCGATGTTATCAAACCGCATTTCCGAGAGAAGTGGTTTCTCTGGAAGGAACAATATCCCCGAGAGCAGCAGAGTGTTACCGACAAGTTACACTAATCTCACAACACAACACTCATCAAGCTCGATGCCTTATAACAACTTCCAACCAGAACTTCCCGTGAACAGTTTCCCGCTGGCAAGTGCACCAGGGATATCAGTACCGGTTCGGAAAGCCACTTCTTACCAGGAAGAGGTTAACAGCTCCGAAGCGGGTTTCACTACGCCGAGCTACGACATGTTCACCACCAGACAGAATGATTGGGATCTGAGGAATATTGGAATAGCCTTTGACTCACATCAGGACTCAGAATCCGCTGCGTTTTCCGCTTCAGAAGCCTACTCTTCTTCGTCCATGTCAAGACACAACACGACAGTTGCAGCCACCGAGCATGGCCGAAACCACCAGCAGCCACCATCGGGAATGGTACAGCACCATCAGGTTTATGCAGACGGAAACGGTGGTTCAGTGAGGGTGAAATCAGAGAGAGTGGCTACGGATACAGCAACAATGGCGTTTCACGAGCAGTATAGTAATCAAGAAGATCTTATGAGCGCACTTCTTAAGCag GAAGGGATTGCACCGGTTGATGGCGAATTCGACTTTGACGCATACTC
- the RR1 gene encoding response regulator 1 (response regulator 1 (RR1); CONTAINS InterPro DOMAIN/s: Response regulator, plant B-type (InterPro:IPR017053), Myb-like DNA-binding domain, SHAQKYF class (InterPro:IPR006447), CheY-like (InterPro:IPR011006), Myb, DNA-binding (InterPro:IPR014778), Homeodomain-like (InterPro:IPR009057), Signal transduction response regulator, receiver domain (InterPro:IPR001789), Homeodomain-related (InterPro:IPR012287), HTH transcriptional regulator, Myb-type, DNA-binding (InterPro:IPR017930); BEST Arabidopsis thaliana protein match is: response regulator 2 (TAIR:AT4G16110.1); Has 98862 Blast hits to 97820 proteins in 3027 species: Archae - 653; Bacteria - 87858; Metazoa - 53; Fungi - 404; Plants - 2787; Viruses - 5; Other Eukaryotes - 7102 (source: NCBI BLink).): MMNPSHGRGLGSAGGSSSGRNQGGGGETVVEMFPSGLRVLVVDDDPTCLMILERMLRTCLYEVTKCNRAEMALSLLRKNKHGFDIVISDVHMPDMDGFKLLEHVGLEMDLPVIMMSADDSKSVVLKGVTHGAVDYLIKPVRMEALKNIWQHVVRKRRSEWSVPEHSGSIEETGERQQQQHRGGGGGAAVSGGEDAVDDNSSSVNEGNNWRSSSRKRKDEEGEEQGDDKDEDASNLKKPRVVWSVELHQQFVAAVNQLGVEKAVPKKILELMNVPGLTRENVASHLQKYRIYLRRLGGVSQHQGNLNNSFMTGQDASFGPLSTLNGFDLQALAVTGQLPAQSLAQLQAAGLGRPAMVSKSGLPVSSIVDERSIFSFDNTKTRFGEGLGHHGQQPQQQPQMNLLHGVPTGLQQQLPMGNRMSIQQQIAAVRAGNSVQNNGMLMPLAGQQSLPRGPPPMLTSSQSSIRQPMLSNRISERSGFSGRNNIPESSRVLPTSYTNLTTQHSSSSMPYNNFQPELPVNSFPLASAPGISVPVRKATSYQEEVNSSEAGFTTPSYDMFTTRQNDWDLRNIGIAFDSHQDSESAAFSASEAYSSSSMSRHNTTVAATEHGRNHQQPPSGMVQHHQVYADGNGGSVRVKSERVATDTATMAFHEQYSNQEDLMSALLKQEGIAPVDGEFDFDAYSIDNIPV; the protein is encoded by the exons TAACGAAATGCAACAGAGCAGAGATGGCATTGTCTCTGCTCCGGAAGAACAAACATGGATTCGATATAGTAATCAGTGATGTTCATATGCCTGACATGGACGGTTTCAAGCTTCTTGAGCATGTTGGTCTAGAGATGGACTTACCTGTTATCA TGATGTCTGCGGATGATTCAAAGAGTGTGGTTCTAAAGGGAGTAACGCACGGTGCGGTTGATTACCTTATCAAGCCTGTACGTATGGAGGCACTTAAGAACATATGGCAGCATGTAGTTAGGAAGAGGAGAAGTGAATGGAGTGTACCGGAACATTCTGGGAGCATTGAGGAGACTGGCGAGAGACAGCAGCAGCAACAtagaggaggtggtggtggtgcaGCTGTTTCTGGTGGAGAGGATGCGGTGGATGATAACTCATCCTCGGTTAACGAAGGTAACAATTGGAGGAGCAGTTCACGGAAGAGGAAAGACGAGGAAGGAGAAGAGCAAGGAGATGATAAGGACGAAGATGCGTCGAATTTGAAGAAACCGCGTGTCGTCTGGTCTGTTGAATTGCATCAGCAGTTTGTTGCTGCTGTTAATCAGCTCGGCGTTGAGA AGGCGGTTCCTAAAAAGATCTTAGAGCTGATGAATGTTCCTGGTCTAACCCGAGAAAACGTAGCAAGTCACCTCCAG AAATACCGGATATATCTAAGACGGCTTGGAGGGGTATCGCAGCACCAAGGCAATCTTAACAACTCGTTTATGACGGGTCAGGATGCGAGCTTCGGACCTCTTTCGACATTGAATGGGTTTGATCTTCAAGCACTAGCCGTCACAGGTCAGTTACCTGCACAGAGTCTTGCACAGCTTCAAGCCGCTGGTTTAGGCCGGCCTGCGATGGTCTCTAAGTCAGGTTTGCCGGTTTCCTCCATTGTGGATGAGAGAAGCATCTTCAGCTTTGACAACACGAAAACAAGATTTGGAGAAGGGCTTGGGCATCACGGGCAACAACCCCAACAGCAACCACAGATGAACTTACTTCACGGTGTCCCCACGGGTTTACAACAGCAGCTTCCTATGGGTAATCGAATGAGTATTCAACAACAGATTGCTGCTGTTCGAGCTGGAAATAGTGTTCAAAACAACGGAATGCTGATGCCTCTAGCGGGTCAGCAGTCTTTGCCTCGGGGACCACCGCCTATGCTAACCTCTTCGCAATCATCCATCAGGCAGCCGATGTTATCAAACCGCATTTCCGAGAGAAGTGGTTTCTCTGGAAGGAACAATATCCCCGAGAGCAGCAGAGTGTTACCGACAAGTTACACTAATCTCACAACACAACACTCATCAAGCTCGATGCCTTATAACAACTTCCAACCAGAACTTCCCGTGAACAGTTTCCCGCTGGCAAGTGCACCAGGGATATCAGTACCGGTTCGGAAAGCCACTTCTTACCAGGAAGAGGTTAACAGCTCCGAAGCGGGTTTCACTACGCCGAGCTACGACATGTTCACCACCAGACAGAATGATTGGGATCTGAGGAATATTGGAATAGCCTTTGACTCACATCAGGACTCAGAATCCGCTGCGTTTTCCGCTTCAGAAGCCTACTCTTCTTCGTCCATGTCAAGACACAACACGACAGTTGCAGCCACCGAGCATGGCCGAAACCACCAGCAGCCACCATCGGGAATGGTACAGCACCATCAGGTTTATGCAGACGGAAACGGTGGTTCAGTGAGGGTGAAATCAGAGAGAGTGGCTACGGATACAGCAACAATGGCGTTTCACGAGCAGTATAGTAATCAAGAAGATCTTATGAGCGCACTTCTTAAGCag GAAGGGATTGCACCGGTTGATGGCGAATTCGACTTTGACGCATACTC